One genomic segment of Bradyrhizobium prioriisuperbiae includes these proteins:
- a CDS encoding heavy metal translocating P-type ATPase, with protein MAASGTKQEGCCGHEGHGQGASSAGRHDHASHAHHHQHGHDAPAQVSKAIDPVCGMSVDPGTAKHHASHNGQDYYFCFGGCRTKFEADPEAILARKPPVRSKPQAAAAQPVAKDAIYTCPMHPEVRQVGPGACPICGMALEPEQVSLDDAPDPELIDMTRRFWTALALTIPVVIVDMAAHVAGIELIPAPYANWVLFALATPVVAWAGAPFFVRGFRSLVTRNLNMFTLIAMGTGVAWLYSLVATLVPQWFPQAFRDHHGAVAVYFEAAAVITVLVLLGQVLELRARERTSGAIKTLLGLAPKTARRVADRGDEDIALDQVAVGDLLRVRPGEKIPVDGIIVEGRSNIDESMVTGESMPVAKADGAGVIGGTLNQSGGLVMRAEKVGRDTMLARIVDMVSRAQRSRAPIQRLADRVAGWFVPAVIAVALLAFVAWGLFGPEPRLTFGLVAAVTVLIIACPCALGLATPMSIMVGVGRGARAGILIRDADALERMERVDTLVIDKTGTLTEGKPKVVALIAADGIDEAELLRLAASVERASEHPLAHAILAAAEQRHVHLSEVRNFDALAGKGASGEIDGRTVALGNAALMRERGIEIDALEATARAQRENGATVIHVAVDGAAVGLIAIADPIKASARAALDALRREGLRIIMLTGDHVTTAQAVARDLGLDEVEAGVLPERKGAVVERLKSEGRCVAMVGDGVNDAPALASADVGIAMGGGTDVAIESAGITLLRGDLGGLVQARNLSKATMRNIRQNLTFAFVYNAAGVPVAAGVLYPLFGLLLSPMVGAAAMALSSVSVIGNALRLARLRI; from the coding sequence ATGGCGGCGTCCGGGACTAAGCAAGAAGGCTGTTGCGGCCATGAGGGTCATGGCCAGGGGGCATCCAGCGCCGGACGGCACGATCATGCCAGCCACGCTCATCACCATCAGCACGGTCACGATGCGCCGGCCCAGGTCTCAAAAGCGATCGACCCGGTCTGCGGCATGAGTGTCGATCCCGGGACGGCGAAACATCACGCTAGTCATAACGGACAGGACTATTACTTCTGCTTCGGCGGCTGCCGCACCAAGTTCGAAGCCGATCCGGAGGCTATTCTGGCGCGCAAGCCGCCGGTGCGAAGCAAACCGCAGGCAGCAGCGGCGCAGCCCGTTGCGAAAGACGCCATCTATACCTGCCCGATGCATCCGGAGGTGCGCCAGGTCGGTCCCGGCGCCTGTCCGATCTGCGGCATGGCCCTCGAGCCTGAGCAGGTCTCGCTCGATGACGCGCCGGATCCGGAACTGATCGACATGACGCGCCGGTTCTGGACCGCGCTTGCTTTGACCATTCCTGTTGTGATCGTCGACATGGCGGCACACGTCGCCGGCATTGAACTCATCCCTGCACCCTATGCCAATTGGGTGTTGTTCGCGTTGGCGACGCCGGTGGTGGCGTGGGCCGGCGCGCCGTTTTTTGTCCGTGGTTTCCGATCGCTGGTAACACGCAATCTCAATATGTTCACGCTGATCGCGATGGGGACGGGCGTCGCCTGGCTCTACAGCCTTGTCGCGACCCTCGTCCCGCAATGGTTTCCGCAGGCGTTTCGGGATCACCATGGTGCGGTCGCCGTGTATTTCGAAGCGGCTGCCGTCATCACCGTGCTGGTCCTGCTTGGCCAGGTGCTGGAACTGCGCGCGCGCGAGCGAACGTCCGGTGCGATCAAGACGTTGCTTGGGCTTGCGCCAAAGACCGCGCGGCGCGTGGCCGACCGAGGCGACGAGGACATCGCGCTTGACCAGGTTGCGGTTGGAGATTTGCTGCGGGTGCGTCCGGGTGAAAAGATTCCAGTCGATGGCATCATTGTGGAGGGGCGCTCCAATATCGACGAGTCGATGGTGACCGGCGAATCAATGCCGGTGGCCAAGGCAGATGGTGCGGGGGTGATCGGCGGCACGCTTAATCAGAGCGGCGGTCTGGTGATGCGCGCCGAGAAGGTCGGTCGCGACACCATGCTGGCGCGGATCGTCGATATGGTCAGCCGGGCGCAGCGTTCGCGGGCGCCGATCCAGCGATTGGCAGATCGCGTGGCTGGCTGGTTCGTGCCTGCGGTGATCGCGGTCGCGCTGCTGGCTTTTGTCGCCTGGGGGCTGTTCGGCCCCGAACCGCGGTTGACGTTCGGTCTGGTTGCCGCGGTTACCGTGCTGATTATTGCCTGCCCTTGTGCGCTCGGTCTCGCGACACCGATGTCGATCATGGTGGGGGTCGGCCGCGGGGCGCGGGCCGGAATATTGATCCGTGACGCCGATGCGCTGGAGCGGATGGAGCGCGTCGATACGCTGGTGATCGACAAGACCGGCACCCTGACCGAAGGCAAGCCGAAGGTCGTGGCGCTGATTGCGGCAGACGGAATCGATGAAGCCGAGTTACTGCGGCTTGCGGCCAGCGTCGAGCGCGCCAGCGAACATCCCCTGGCGCATGCCATTCTGGCGGCGGCGGAGCAGCGCCATGTTCACTTGAGTGAAGTCAGGAATTTCGATGCGCTCGCGGGCAAGGGCGCATCGGGAGAGATCGACGGCCGGACGGTGGCGCTCGGCAATGCCGCGCTGATGCGCGAACGCGGCATTGAGATCGACGCGCTCGAGGCTACCGCCCGCGCGCAGCGCGAGAACGGGGCCACGGTGATCCATGTGGCTGTCGATGGCGCGGCCGTCGGCCTGATCGCGATCGCCGATCCGATCAAGGCCAGCGCCCGGGCGGCTCTGGATGCGCTGCGCCGCGAGGGGCTGCGCATCATCATGCTGACCGGTGATCACGTAACCACGGCACAGGCGGTCGCGCGCGACCTCGGTCTCGACGAGGTCGAGGCCGGCGTGCTGCCGGAGCGCAAGGGGGCGGTGGTCGAGCGGCTGAAGTCGGAGGGGCGTTGTGTCGCCATGGTCGGCGATGGCGTCAACGATGCGCCAGCGCTGGCGAGCGCCGATGTGGGCATCGCGATGGGTGGGGGAACGGATGTCGCCATCGAGAGCGCGGGGATCACGCTGTTGCGCGGCGATCTCGGCGGACTGGTGCAGGCGCGGAACCTGTCGAAGGCGACGATGCGCAATATCCGTCAGAACCTGACGTTTGCGTTCGTCTATAACGCGGCGGGTGTTCCGGTCGCCGCCGGCGTGCTCTATCCCTTGTTCGGGCTGCTGCTGTCGCCGATGGTGGGCGCGGCTGCGATGGCGTTGTCGTCGGTCAGCGTCATCGGCAATGCGTTGCGGTTGGCGCGGCTGCGGATTTAA
- a CDS encoding metal-sensitive transcriptional regulator, with protein sequence MRNEIKSSCLKRLKRIEGQIRGLAGMVEDDRYCIDIVTQITAARAALRRVEEEILRDHVAHCVEHAISSGDKADQRRKIAELMDVVSRADR encoded by the coding sequence ATGCGAAATGAGATCAAGTCATCCTGCCTGAAACGACTGAAACGTATCGAGGGCCAGATCCGCGGCCTCGCCGGCATGGTCGAGGACGATCGTTATTGCATCGACATCGTGACGCAGATTACAGCCGCACGCGCTGCCTTGCGCCGGGTCGAGGAAGAAATCCTGCGCGATCATGTGGCTCATTGCGTCGAACACGCGATTTCGTCCGGCGACAAAGCGGATCAACGGCGCAAGATCGCGGAATTGATGGATGTCGTCAGCCGCGCCGATCGGTGA
- a CDS encoding bifunctional diguanylate cyclase/phosphodiesterase, with product MFKVYNCIVTAHDFNLVLLAAIVCALASVAALNILQHARASKGQMQGVWLSVAALSTGTGIWATHFIAMLAFSPGIPSGYNIVLTVGSLLAAVLLTGTGLAISIMPIGRIAPWLGGSIIGGGIATMHYTGMAAFEIQGFMIWDTALVVASIALGTLIGALALATGLRDASRRSKNFGALLLTLAIVSHHFTAMGAVSIIPDPAIAISPSAVPTIWLAIGVAIASFTIIVLALAGLWLDIHDQNRSERETQRMQSLADAAVEGLILSHGDQIVTVNNSFARLAGHDQEQLARISLSTCFPDVGLLAKLKASSEQPIETELRHRNGAKVPVEVLLRSMEYGGQPHHVMAVRDLRARKEAERHIRYLAHHDALTALPNRSQFNAKLDQEILLAQDRGEKLAVLCLDLDRFKEVNDLFGHAAGDKVLQAVAARVTRVLGDRQLMARLGGDEFAVLVPALTHPSAAGRLAEKILESLRDKSEDSDVEEISSSIGIAVYPDDAIDREDLLNHADTALYRAKTEGRAIFRFFEAKMGLEVRDRRELEHDLRHATARGELSLVYQPQRNIRTGEATGFEALLRWKHSTRGAISPATFIPIAEETGAILEIGGWVLREACREAASWEQPLTIAINVSAVQIHSANFVQLVHQTLLNTGLSPHRLELEITETALVRDLNRALATLRQIKALGIRIAMDDFGTGYSSLSNLRAFPFDKIKIDRSFIASVHSNEQAATIVRAVLGLGRGLGLPVLAEGVETGDELQFLQGEFCDAVQGYLVGRPSAITEFRNLTHDEPDYQERPAMADIKVA from the coding sequence ATGTTCAAAGTTTATAATTGCATTGTAACGGCCCACGATTTCAATCTGGTGCTATTGGCCGCGATCGTCTGCGCTCTCGCTTCAGTTGCCGCCCTCAACATTCTCCAACATGCACGCGCCTCGAAAGGCCAGATGCAGGGCGTCTGGCTCAGTGTTGCGGCTCTCTCGACCGGCACCGGCATCTGGGCGACACATTTCATCGCCATGCTCGCATTCTCGCCCGGCATTCCCAGCGGTTATAATATCGTTCTCACCGTGGGATCACTGCTGGCAGCTGTCCTACTGACCGGTACGGGCCTCGCGATCTCGATCATGCCGATCGGACGGATTGCTCCGTGGCTTGGCGGCAGCATCATCGGCGGCGGCATCGCCACGATGCACTACACCGGGATGGCCGCCTTCGAAATTCAGGGCTTCATGATCTGGGACACTGCGCTCGTCGTGGCCTCGATCGCGCTCGGAACACTGATCGGTGCACTCGCCCTTGCCACCGGACTGCGCGACGCCTCACGGCGATCGAAGAACTTCGGCGCGCTCCTGCTCACGCTCGCGATCGTCAGCCATCACTTTACGGCGATGGGAGCGGTGTCGATCATTCCGGATCCGGCCATCGCAATTTCCCCGTCAGCCGTCCCGACCATCTGGCTTGCAATCGGTGTCGCGATCGCTAGCTTCACCATCATCGTCCTGGCGCTGGCCGGCCTCTGGTTGGATATTCACGACCAGAACCGCTCCGAACGCGAAACCCAGCGCATGCAGAGCCTGGCGGACGCCGCCGTGGAAGGATTGATTCTCAGCCATGGCGATCAAATCGTCACGGTTAACAACAGCTTTGCTCGACTGGCGGGCCACGATCAGGAACAGCTTGCGCGCATCAGTCTTTCGACCTGTTTCCCGGATGTCGGCCTGCTCGCCAAGCTGAAAGCGTCGTCCGAACAGCCGATCGAAACAGAACTGCGGCACCGCAACGGGGCGAAAGTTCCGGTCGAAGTCCTGTTGCGCTCGATGGAGTATGGAGGTCAGCCGCATCATGTCATGGCGGTGCGTGATCTGCGTGCGCGCAAGGAAGCAGAGCGCCACATCCGCTATCTCGCGCACCACGACGCATTGACCGCACTTCCCAATCGCAGCCAGTTCAATGCAAAGCTGGATCAGGAGATATTGCTTGCACAGGACCGCGGCGAGAAGCTCGCGGTGCTTTGTCTCGACCTGGATCGTTTCAAGGAAGTCAACGACCTGTTCGGTCATGCCGCCGGCGACAAAGTTCTGCAGGCTGTTGCCGCACGCGTCACGCGGGTTCTCGGCGATCGGCAATTGATGGCGCGTCTGGGCGGCGACGAGTTCGCCGTGCTGGTGCCGGCGCTTACGCATCCATCCGCCGCCGGACGGCTGGCTGAAAAAATCCTGGAATCCCTGCGCGACAAATCCGAAGACAGCGACGTCGAGGAGATCTCCAGCAGCATCGGCATCGCCGTATATCCCGACGATGCGATCGACCGCGAGGATCTTCTCAATCATGCCGACACGGCGCTCTATCGCGCCAAGACCGAGGGGCGGGCCATATTCCGCTTCTTTGAAGCAAAAATGGGTCTTGAAGTCCGCGACCGCCGCGAACTTGAGCACGACCTGCGTCACGCCACGGCACGGGGAGAGCTCAGCCTGGTGTACCAACCGCAGCGGAACATCCGGACCGGTGAAGCGACCGGCTTCGAGGCGCTGCTGCGCTGGAAACATTCCACGCGCGGTGCGATTTCACCCGCCACGTTCATTCCGATTGCCGAGGAAACCGGCGCCATTCTGGAGATCGGCGGCTGGGTGCTGCGCGAGGCTTGTCGTGAGGCCGCTTCGTGGGAGCAGCCTCTGACGATCGCGATCAACGTGTCGGCCGTGCAAATTCACAGCGCAAATTTCGTACAGCTGGTCCACCAGACCCTGCTGAATACTGGCCTGTCGCCCCACCGGCTGGAGCTTGAGATCACCGAAACGGCGCTGGTGCGGGACCTGAACCGCGCGTTGGCGACGTTGCGCCAGATCAAGGCACTCGGCATCCGGATTGCCATGGATGACTTCGGAACCGGCTACTCGTCATTGTCCAATCTGCGCGCCTTCCCGTTCGACAAGATCAAGATCGATCGTTCCTTCATCGCATCGGTCCACTCCAACGAGCAGGCGGCAACCATTGTGCGAGCCGTGCTCGGTCTGGGCCGCGGCCTCGGTCTACCGG